A section of the Oryza sativa Japonica Group chromosome 1, ASM3414082v1 genome encodes:
- the LOC4324785 gene encoding protein GL2-INTERACTING REPRESSOR 1, which yields MSRNNGKSSKLECLRLMSLSRARGGGGGGPSATVRPGGDSGGVNGANTSPRRLSSSSSSTASPPSSCVSSEGSPDAAGGGAGPPMVLAGCPRCMMYVMLSREDPRCPRCHSAVLLDFNDDDQRRPRQRR from the coding sequence atgAGCAGGAACAACGGCAAGAGTTCCAAGCTGGAGTGCCTGAGGCTGATGAGCCTGTCGagggcgcgtggcggcggcggcggcgggccgtcGGCGACTGTGCGCccgggcggcgacagcggcggcgtcaaCGGCGCGAACACGTCGCCGCGCAGgctgtcgtcctcgtcgtcgtccaccgcgtcgccgccgagctcgtgcGTGTCGTCGGAGGGCAGCCCggacgcggcgggcggcggcgcggggccgcCCATGGTGCTGGCTGGGTGCCCCCGGTGCATGATGTACGTGATGCTGTCCCGGGAGGATCCCCGGTGCCCCCGGTGCCACAGCGCCGTGCTGCTCGACTTCAACGACGACGACCAGCGCCGCCCGCGCCAACGCCGGTGA
- the LOC136356289 gene encoding serine/threonine-protein phosphatase 7 long form homolog isoform X2: MAPTLQDVSYLLGLPLAGAAVGPVDGVFGWKEDITARFEQVMRLPHLGPTTTLPPYSTVGPSKAWLLQFTADLLHPDADDYSVRRSLEAYLLWLFGWVMFTSTHGHAVDFRLVHYARSIADAQPQDVPQWSWGSAVLAATYRALCEACTKTDAGAIIAGCPMLLQLWAAERFAIGRPVVDSAPYGVGRSAQWPEDGPTMGTYWCRRGRRYAHIQVRRGYPDFVFEFDRLQPSDVIWEPYTEEAVAARAPLGLSSLCTRDQAYWLTILPMVFDIFVEPHCPQRVMRQFGLRQVFPGNVQPTVLPADHSLTRRGQLAGALWAPRVQQYVDDWVLATEEVINELFPHTEENYRDYLRWYLPRTRARVTFTPDAPEPHVAAVTDAYPTHRDRDYFVAADAARDISADITAVQVRLNRGLHLTDVEQRVTFDRMQEKMRAVMRVFSCRSAVDVVPPAGPVQPRPRAPTVGAGPRPTAPISHGPRLPSSAPSFGSVRPTAPVSHGPRLPSSAFAGTTGASTSSAGAFATSSGAFASSSSHGASIPRPHGFAAGIFGTGASSSHAGRTGPTSQFYDDDLHGADHHDVLGSSQLGGAPEAHTQEQPEVTPVQAGRVGRAVPPDRLTYSHGHIRAQGRRDRGKRPRQ, encoded by the exons atggctccgacactgcaggacgtgtcgtacctgctcgggctaccgctggcgggagcagcagttggtcccgtggacggtgtttttgggtggaaggaggatatcactgcgcgcttcgagcaggtgatgcgccttccacacctaggaccgaccaccacccttcctccgtactctacagtcgggcctagcaaggcttggttgctccagttcact gcggaccttctacaccctgacgctgatgattactcggtccgacgctcccttgaggcgtacctgttgtggttgttcgggtgggtgatgttcactagcacccacgggcacgctgtggacttccggctggtccactacgcacggtccatcgcggatgctcagccacaggacgtgccgcagtggagctggggttctgccgtgctagcagccacgtaccgtgccctctgtgaggcgtgcacgaagactgacgcgggagcgatcatcgctggctgccctatgttgcttcagctttgggcagccgagaggtttgccataggtcgaccagtggtggacagcgcaccctatggggttggtcgcagcgcgcagtggccagaggacggtcccacgatggggacttactggtgtcgacgtggg cgtcgttacgctcacatccaggtgagacgtggttacccggacttcgtgttcgagtttgaccgtctccagccgagcgacgtcatctgggagccgtacacagaagaggccgtcgctgcgagagcaccgctaggactttcgtccttgtgcacacgcgaccaggcttactggctcaccatcctgccgatggtgttcgacattttcgttgagcctcactgcccgcagcgtgtgatgagacagttcggacttaggcaggtgtttccgggcaacgtgcagccgaccgtcctccctgccgaccactc gttgactcgacggggacagctagcaggcgcactttgggctccacgtgtacagcagtacgttgacgactgggtgttagctacagaggaggtgatcaacgagctcttcccacacacggaggagaactaccgtgactaccttcgttggtaccttcctcgcactcgtgcgcgtgtgaccttcactccagacgccccagagccgcacgttgccgctgtcacggacgcgtatcccacgcaccgtgaccgagactacttcgtggcg gctgatgccgcacgggatatcagtgccgatatcaccgcagtccaagtgaggttgaacagaggtttgcacttgactgacgttgagcagagggtgaccttcgaccggatgcaggagaagatgcgtgcggtcatgcgcgtcttctcctgtcgcagcgccgtggacgtcgtacctccagctggtccggtacaaccacggcctcgcgcgcctaccgtcggagcaggacctcgacctacggcacctatttcgcacg gacctcgtttgccttcgagcgcccctagcttcggatcagtgcgacctacagcaccggtttcgcacg gacctcgtctgccttcgagcgcgttcgcaggcacgaccggcgcttccacgagctccgcaggggcgttcgccacctcttcgggcgcgttcgccagctcttcctctcacggagcgtcgatccctcgcccacacg gatttgcagccgggatcttcggtactggggcctcttcgtctcacgccggtaggactggtcctactagccagttctacgacgacgacttgcacggtgcagaccaccacgacgtactaggctcctctcagcttggaggagctccagaggcacacactcaggagcagccagaggtcacacctgtacaggcaggacgggttggccgtgccgtacccccggaccgactcacgtactcccacgggcacattagggcgcagggtaggagggacaggggtaagaggcctcgtcagtag
- the LOC136356289 gene encoding serine/threonine-protein phosphatase 7 long form homolog isoform X1, producing the protein MAPTLQDVSYLLGLPLAGAAVGPVDGVFGWKEDITARFEQVMRLPHLGPTTTLPPYSTVGPSKAWLLQFTADLLHPDADDYSVRRSLEAYLLWLFGWVMFTSTHGHAVDFRLVHYARSIADAQPQDVPQWSWGSAVLAATYRALCEACTKTDAGAIIAGCPMLLQLWAAERFAIGRPVVDSAPYGVGRSAQWPEDGPTMGTYWCRRGRRYAHIQVRRGYPDFVFEFDRLQPSDVIWEPYTEEAVAARAPLGLSSLCTRDQAYWLTILPMVFDIFVEPHCPQRVMRQFGLRQVFPGNVQPTVLPADHSLTRRGQLAGALWAPRVQQYVDDWVLATEEVINELFPHTEENYRDYLRWYLPRTRARVTFTPDAPEPHVAAVTDAYPTHRDRDYFVAADAARDISADITAVQVRLNRGLHLTDVEQRVTFDRMQEKMRAVMRVFSCRSAVDVVPPAGPVQPRPRAPTVGAGPRPTAPISHGPRLPSSAPSFGSVRPTAPVSHGPRLPSSAFAGTTGASTSSAGAFATSSGAFASSSSHGASIPRPHAGFAAGIFGTGASSSHAGRTGPTSQFYDDDLHGADHHDVLGSSQLGGAPEAHTQEQPEVTPVQAGRVGRAVPPDRLTYSHGHIRAQGRRDRGKRPRQ; encoded by the exons atggctccgacactgcaggacgtgtcgtacctgctcgggctaccgctggcgggagcagcagttggtcccgtggacggtgtttttgggtggaaggaggatatcactgcgcgcttcgagcaggtgatgcgccttccacacctaggaccgaccaccacccttcctccgtactctacagtcgggcctagcaaggcttggttgctccagttcact gcggaccttctacaccctgacgctgatgattactcggtccgacgctcccttgaggcgtacctgttgtggttgttcgggtgggtgatgttcactagcacccacgggcacgctgtggacttccggctggtccactacgcacggtccatcgcggatgctcagccacaggacgtgccgcagtggagctggggttctgccgtgctagcagccacgtaccgtgccctctgtgaggcgtgcacgaagactgacgcgggagcgatcatcgctggctgccctatgttgcttcagctttgggcagccgagaggtttgccataggtcgaccagtggtggacagcgcaccctatggggttggtcgcagcgcgcagtggccagaggacggtcccacgatggggacttactggtgtcgacgtggg cgtcgttacgctcacatccaggtgagacgtggttacccggacttcgtgttcgagtttgaccgtctccagccgagcgacgtcatctgggagccgtacacagaagaggccgtcgctgcgagagcaccgctaggactttcgtccttgtgcacacgcgaccaggcttactggctcaccatcctgccgatggtgttcgacattttcgttgagcctcactgcccgcagcgtgtgatgagacagttcggacttaggcaggtgtttccgggcaacgtgcagccgaccgtcctccctgccgaccactc gttgactcgacggggacagctagcaggcgcactttgggctccacgtgtacagcagtacgttgacgactgggtgttagctacagaggaggtgatcaacgagctcttcccacacacggaggagaactaccgtgactaccttcgttggtaccttcctcgcactcgtgcgcgtgtgaccttcactccagacgccccagagccgcacgttgccgctgtcacggacgcgtatcccacgcaccgtgaccgagactacttcgtggcg gctgatgccgcacgggatatcagtgccgatatcaccgcagtccaagtgaggttgaacagaggtttgcacttgactgacgttgagcagagggtgaccttcgaccggatgcaggagaagatgcgtgcggtcatgcgcgtcttctcctgtcgcagcgccgtggacgtcgtacctccagctggtccggtacaaccacggcctcgcgcgcctaccgtcggagcaggacctcgacctacggcacctatttcgcacg gacctcgtttgccttcgagcgcccctagcttcggatcagtgcgacctacagcaccggtttcgcacg gacctcgtctgccttcgagcgcgttcgcaggcacgaccggcgcttccacgagctccgcaggggcgttcgccacctcttcgggcgcgttcgccagctcttcctctcacggagcgtcgatccctcgcccacacg caggatttgcagccgggatcttcggtactggggcctcttcgtctcacgccggtaggactggtcctactagccagttctacgacgacgacttgcacggtgcagaccaccacgacgtactaggctcctctcagcttggaggagctccagaggcacacactcaggagcagccagaggtcacacctgtacaggcaggacgggttggccgtgccgtacccccggaccgactcacgtactcccacgggcacattagggcgcagggtaggagggacaggggtaagaggcctcgtcagtag
- the LOC4324784 gene encoding uncharacterized protein, whose translation MESGANARRRRRLVDRGSDRLAFITGQAQSLPSDPSPDSPLYTVDAASLQRSERQLNEVGIGDDIFNYITQLQKSESGVQPTSEAHLETHKEKHQGNESDLQKLKTSNVVPEIQPVNEKAFQRHSEETLRKKNSHDRSASTQPMREMETRSRYVPPNQSNQSDSAGWSVETLKEILNFAPHEITQAISATEYNRFLASVIIGFLVVLSNWGLDVGGTITKVLVATRPILFLIVTNITIVFTLLMENKDPNVRGRPAGSNLGSADNLGQMLEIGLLLQKALSTLLIDCSVCAVIMICFI comes from the exons ATGGAGAGCGGCGCGaacgcacggcggcggcggcggctggtggatAGGGGATCCGATCGCCTCGCCTTCATCACCGGCCAAGCTCAGAGCCTCCCCTCCGATCCGTCCCCAG ATTCACCACTTTATACTGTTGATGCTGCTTCCCTTCAGCGATCTGAACGTCAGCTAAATGAAGTTGGCATTGGTGATGACATATTCAACTACATAACTCAGTTGCAAAAATCAGAATCTGGTGTTCAACCGACTAGTGAGGCCCACCTGGAAACTCATAAAGAGAAACACCAAGGTAATGAAAGTGACCTCCAAAAGCTCAAGACAAGCAATGTGGTTCCTGAAATTCAGCCAGTAAATGAAAAGGCATTTCAAAGGCACAGTGAGGAAACCCTCAGGAAGAAGAACAGTCATGACAGATCGGCAAGTACACAGCCTATGAGGGAAATGGAAACAAGATCCAGATATGTGCCTCCAAATCAGTCTAATCAATCTGATAGTGCAGGTTGGTCTGTGGAAACTCTGAAGGAAATCCTGAATTTCGCACCACATGAGATTACCCAGGCCATATCAGCTACAGAGTATAACCGATTTTTGGCTTCCGTCATCATTGGTTTTCTGGTGGTTCTTTCAAATTGGGGGCTGGACGTTGGTGGCACTATCACCAAAGTATTAGTTGCTACAAGGCCAATTCTATTTCTTATTGTAACGAACATAACCATTGTCTTCACTTTGTTGATGGAGAACAAGGACCCCAACGTGAGGGGTAGACCAGCTGGCAGCAACCTTGGTTCTGCTGATAACTTAGGCCAAATGCTAGAGATTGGGTTGCTGCTACAGAAAGCCCTGAGCACCCTCCTGATAGACTGCAGCGTTTGCGCTGTCATCATGATCTGTTTTATTTGA
- the LOC4324786 gene encoding transcription repressor OFP13 has translation MVIGRLALSSFFHNKARDTSPSPPPAPATAPPWVWPSCKNPRTQSFRAATAPPPPPGSRTIASIFLDSAESSFTTSSARHDCSDSLSTASEASAGAEAADTADDAIVRGLRSSDRLLFDPGASATSSILEEKSSDAAGEASFIGGVAVAFESEDPYVDFRVSMEEMVVAHGVGNWGWLEEMLGWYLRANGKDTHAAILAAFIDVIVAIADPALASCSSHRRSSTCTITEESSLEVAEKQAKLAV, from the coding sequence ATGGTCATCGGAAGGCTGGCCTTGAgctccttcttccacaacaagGCCAGGGACACCTCGCCGTCCCCGCCTCCCGCCCCGGCAACCGCACCTCCGTGGGTGTGGCCGTCCTGCAAGAACCCAAGGACGCAGTCCTTCCGCgccgcgacggcgccgccgcctcccccgggcTCCAGGACCATTGCCTCCATCTTCCTCGACTCCGCCGAGTCCTCCTTCACGACCTCCTCCGCGCGGCACGACTGCTCCGACAGCCTCTCCACGGCGTCCGAGGCGTCGGCGGGGGCCGAGGCCGCCGACACGGCCGACGACGCCATCGTGCGCGGCCTCCGCTCCTCCGACCGGCTCCTCTTCGACCCGGGAGCGTCGGCAACGAGCTCCATACTGGAGGAGAAGTCGtcggacgccgccggcgaggcctcCTTCAtcggcggcgtggcggtggcgttCGAGTCGGAGGACCCGTACGTGGACTTCCGGGTGTCCATGGAGGAGATGGTGGTCGCGCACGGGGTCGGCAACTGGGGCTGGCTGGAGGAGATGCTGGGATGGTACCTGCGAGCCAACGGCAAGGACACGCACGCCGCCATATTGGCGGCGTTCatcgacgtcatcgtcgccatcgccgaccCGGCCCTCGCGTCCTGCTCGTCGCACCGGAGGAGCTCGACTTGCACGATCACGGAGGAGTCGTCGTTGGAGGTCGCCGAGAAGCAGGCAAAACTCGCCGTGTAG